In the Catenovulum adriaticum genome, TAACACGTTAACTGCCGCAATACACAAATAAGTTAAACGTTTTAATTCTTTTGAATTAACTTCAACTTCTTCGCCATTGACTTCATAACAACCTTCGCCACGAGTATGGTAAAGCTGTGTTGCTTGAATCAATTTGTCGTAATAGTGCGAAATATCATAAGCGCGTTTGAGTATTTGCTCGTTAACGACAATATCGTCAAACACTAAACCAGGTTCATTAACAATGTTTCGTATAATGTGGGTGTATGAGCGACTATGAATGGTTTCGCTAAATGCCCAAGTTTCAATCCAAGTTTCAAGTTCTGGTAATGAAACGATCGGAAGTAAAGCAACATTAGGTGAGCGGCCTTGAATGCTATCAAGCAAGGTTTGATATTTTAAGTTACTTAAAAATACATGGCGCTCATGCTCTGATAATTTTTGAAAATCGGCTCTGTCACGACTGACGTCAATTTCTTCCGGACGCCAGAAAAAGCTTAGCTGTTTTTCGATAAGACGCTCAAAAATTGGATGTTTTTGTTTGTCGTAGCGAGCTACATTCACGAGGCTGCCAAAAAACATGGGTTCGTTAAGATAGTCTGTGTTGTTTTTATTGAAAGTTGTGTAACTCATAAGGGACGATTTTTCTCTTTAACAAAGCATAGGGCCGCATTGTAATAATACGGCCCTGAAACTAAAGTGATTAATAATTATATTTTACACGCGCCGCCAGCACAATCATCATCAGCTGGTTGGCTATCTTTTTGCGGATCTTCCGCGCCATCGCGAGTGTTGTGATAATACAGGGTTTTTACCCCTAACTTATAGGCATAAAGCAAATCTTTTAATAATTGCTGCATAGGTACTCGGTTATTGGCAAACTTGCCCGGATCATAATTGGTATTAGCCGAGATAGTTTGGTCAATAAATTTTTGCATAATAGCAACTAGCTCTAAATAACCTTTATTAGAGGGAATGCTCCATAATAATTCATACTGATTTTTTAGGTTTTCAAAATCAGGCACAACTTGACGTAAAATACCATCTTTACTGGCTTTTATACTGACAAAACCACGTGGTGGTTCAATGCCGTTTGTCGCATTTGAAATTTGCGATGACGTTTCTGACGGCATTAATGCTGACAAGGTTGAATTGCGCAAACCATGTTGCTGAATATTGCTTCTTAATGTTTCCCAATCAAGGTGCAATGGTTCGCCACACACATTATCAACATCTTTTTTATAAGTATCAATTGGTAAAATACCCTGTGCATAGGTGGTCTCTGAGAATTTTTCACAGGCACCTTGCTCTTGAGCCAATTCGTTTGATGCTTTTAATAAATAATACTGAATGGCTTCAAACGTTTTATGTGTTAATCCATTTGCGCTGCCATCAGAATAACGTACGCCATTTTTGGCTAGGTAATAAGCATAATTAATAACCCCAACACCAAGCGTTCGACGGTTGATACTTGAGTTTCTGGCTGCAGGGATTGGATAATCTTGATAATCCAATAAGCAATCTAATGCTCTAACGGTAAGTTGCGCAAGTTCATCCAGTTCTGATAATTCTTTAATTGCACCTAAATTGAACGCAGATAAAGTACATAATGCAATTTCAGCTTCTTCGTCGTTTACATCGCGTAGTGGCTTAGTCGGCAACGCAATTTCTAAACATAAGTTACTTTGCTTAATCGGTGCGACTTTTGGATCAAACGGGCTGTGTGTATTACAGTGATCCACATTTTGTAAATAGATACGACCCGTGCTGGCACGTTCTTGTGCAAATAAACCAAATAATTCAGTGGCTTTTATTGCCTTTTTACGAATAGAAGGATCGTTTTCGTACTTCACATACAATTCTTCAAATTTAGGTTGATCAGCAAAAAATGCATCGTACAAGCCAGGTACGTCGCTTGGGCTAAACAAAGTGATCGATTCGTTTTTAACCAAACGCTGATACATTAAACGGTTAAATTGAACACCGTAATCTAAATGGCGAACTCGGTTATCATCGACACCTCGGTTATTTTTAAGCACCATTAACGATTCTACTTCTAAATGCCATAGTGGGTAGAACAAGGTTGCTGCGCCACCACGAACCCCACCTTGTGAACAGCTTTTAACCGCAGTTTGAAAATGCTTATAAAATGGAATACAGCCTGTGTGAAAAGCTTCGCCGCCGCGAATTGTGCTGCCTAACGCTCGGATATTACCAGCATTGACCCCAATTCCAGCTCGTTGGCTAACATATTTTACAATGGCACTTGAGGTAGCATTAATTGAATCTAGGCTATCTCCACATTCAATTAATACACATGAACTAAATTGACGAGTAGGGGTACGCACGCCTGACATAATAGGCGTTGGTAATGATATTTTAAACGTTGAAATCGCATGATAAAAACGCTCAACATAATCCATTCGTGTTTCAGCTGGATATTTTGCAAATAAACAGGCAGCCACTAAAACATATAAAAATTGAGGGCTTTCATATATTTCACCCGTGACTCGGTTTTGAACTAAATATTTGCCTTCTAACTGCTTTACCGCACCATAAGAAAAGTTTAAATCGCGGTTATGAACTAAAAACTCGTCCATTTGTGCAAATTCTTGCTCGGTATAATCGGCTAGCAAATGTGTATCGTATTTGCCTGCTTCACATAAGTCGACCACATGTTTGTATAAAGCTGGCGGCTCATATTGGCCATATGCACGTTTGCGCAAGTGAAAAATCGCTAAACGTGCAGCTAAATATTGATAATCTGGAGACTCTTCTGAAATCAGATCCGCTGCCGATTTAATAATAGTTTCATGAATATCTTCTGTTTTGATGCCATCATAAAATTGAATGTGAGATTTCATTTCAACTTGAGACACAGAAACATTATTAAGACCACTTGAAGCCCAAGTAATCACTTTGTGCATTTTGTCTAAATCTAGAGGTTCTTTTACGCCGTTACGTTTGGTCACTAAAAGCTGGTCATTCATGCGAATCTTCAATCCTGTTTTTTTAGTTGTCTTTCTGCGGTTAATCGACACTGAGGTGTATCCCGAACATCTGTTGATTAAATGGTATACACAAGATGTTGGGGCAGAAATCAGAATTAACACAAGATAATGAGGTTTTGCATTGAAAGCAAGCCAAGTTTTGATTTGAAAATCACAAGAATTTAAGTTTAGTAAAAAGCGTTAGTACCCACTAACTTCTTAAATTTTGAAATACGCTAATATCTCACTTTTCAATGCTGAATGTTTGAGAATAAAAAAATTAAAATTTACGTCATTTTTTTCTACTAAAAAACCATACTAAAATTAGGTTATTTTATGAGGCAGAAGATTAATTAAACGATCTGTTTTTTTATTGTTCAAAGGTTAAAAATCAATCAGTTTAAATAATCAACTAAGCTTGATGTTTTGTTCGTCATTTTTAACTAAAACACGTTAAAGCACTTAATTTTAACTTGGCGTTTTAGGTATTTTTAAATTGAGTCAGCAATTGGGTTAATGTATTTGCATCTTCAAGTATATAATTAGCTTGCCATTGCTCTACCGGCATAGGATCTTGCGTATAGCCCCAATTAGCAACCATGCTTATCATATTTGCTCGGTTACCCGCTTCTATATCCCTTTGTGCATCGCCAACGTACCAGCAAGCATTAGGGTTTACGTTCATTCTTTTGCACGCGTGTAATAGCGGAGTAGGATCGGGCTTTTTTTGGGGTAAACTATCGCCACTAATATTTATTTTCGACGAATCGAGCGCCGGATGAAAAGTAATAAGCTTATCCGTCAAAAATTCAGGCTTATTCGTGACTATGCCCCATGGAATATCTTGGCTGTCTAATTCATTTATACAGGCTTCTACCCCTTCAAATAATTGAGTGTAGCGGCTAATATTGGCTTCGTACTCTGCCAATAACCTATCGCGTAATCCTTGAATAGCCGGGTTATCAAATTGATCAAAATCAACACCGAGCCCTAACTTGAGCAACCCAAGAGCGCCATGTGAGGCAACTGGGCGATATTCTTCAAATGTTTTAACCGGGCGATTTAATTCAGTTAATACATGATTGAGCGATTCGCCCAAATCTTGAGCGGTATCGAGTAGGGTTCCATCTAAATCAAACAGAACGGCCGCAGGTTTGCTTAGATTTTTTGTGCACATAAAATGTAATTAACTCCCGGGTCTGAATTGATTTTGAAGCTTTTTAATAGCGGATTAAAATGGATGCCGTTAACGCGTGATACTTTTAAACCCTGTAATTCAATCATATTGATAAGTTCGCTTGGGCGTAAAAACTTTTTGTAATCATGAGTCCCTTTGGGCACTATATTTAACAAATATTCAGCCGCGACAATACCTAATAAATACCCCTTAACGGAGCGATTTAAGGTTGAGCAAAATAAATAGCCACCAGGTTTAACTAATTTGCAGCATGCTTCAATGACAGAGGCAGGATCAGGTACATGCTCTAACATTTCTAAACAGGTAACAACGTCAAATTGAGCTTGATATTGCTCAGCAAAAGGCTCCACGCTGGTGTGTTGGTAGTTAATGTCAAGTTGTTCTGATTTAGCGTGTAATTGCGCCACTTTTATTGAATCGGGGGCGGCATCAATTGCCGTAACATGCGCACCTTGTTTGGCTAAAGCTTCAGCCAAAATACCGCCGCCACAGCCGACATCTAATATTTTTTTATCGAATAAAGGTTGGGCCAACTCTGCAATATAATTGACGCGGGTTGGGTTCATTTGATGCAAAGGCGCAAAATCGCCAGATAAATCCCACCAATGTTGTGCGATTTGATTAAATTTTTCTATTTCTAATGGGTCTATATTATTCACTGTGTAGCCATTTTGTTGCGAATTTTAATCTCATTATAAAATGATCTGATAATTGAACAAGCATCTTATTAAAGCTTATCTGTATTTTTCAATGGTATGAGGCTGACAATGTGTTAGAATTGCGGGCTAAAAAGTGGTTGTCTGTTTTATATTAGTTAACTTACAGATAGTTCCATTTAACAAGAACAAGTATTACAAATTAGGGAATAGTCCTGTTTATGAGCGATTTGGCGAAAGAAATTCTTCCGATCAATATAGAAGATGAATTAAAAAATTCTTACCTTGATTACGCAATGAGCGTGATTGTAGGACGCGCTTTACCTGATGTCAGAGATGGTTTAAAGCCGGTGCATAGACGTGTTCTGTTTGCAATGAGCGAGCTCAAAAATGATTTTAACAAACCATATAAAAAATCAGCTCGTATTGTTGGTGACGTGATCGGTAAATATCACCCACATGGTGATAGCGCTGTGTATGACACCATAGTTCGTATGGCTCAACCTTTTTCGTTACGTTATATGCTAGTAGACGGGCAGGGTAACTTTGGTTCTGTTGATGGGGACTCGGCAGCAGCAATGCGTTATACCGAGGTGAGAATGGCTAAAATTGCACATTCTCTGTTAGCTGATTTAGAAAAAGAAACGGTTAATTTCTTACCTAACTATGACGGCACAGAACAAATTCCTGAAGTTTTACCAACGCGCGTGCCTAATTTATTAGTCAATGGCTCATCAGGGATCGCCGTAGGCATGGCAACCAATATTCCACCGCATAATTTAACCGAGGTCATTGGTGGCTGTTTAGCCATGATTGAAAACCCGGATATTAACGTGGAAGAATTAATGGAATATATTCCAGGCCCTGATTTTCCTACTGCCGCTATGATTAGTGGTAGAGCGGGTATTGAACAAGCATACCGCACGGGTCGGGGTAAAATTTATTTACGAGCACGTGCTGAAGTAGAAGTAGCAGATAATGGTCGCGAAACCATAATCGTGACTGAAATTCCATATCAAGTAAATAAAGCACGTTTAATTGAAAAAATAGCGGAATTAGTTAAAGAAAAACGTATAGATTCTGTTTCAGCATTACGTGATGAATCTGATAAAGATGGCATGCGTATTGTGGTAGAAGTTAAGCGCGGCGAATCGGGCGAAGTGTTATTAAACCATTT is a window encoding:
- the nrdB gene encoding class Ia ribonucleoside-diphosphate reductase subunit beta, coding for MSYTTFNKNNTDYLNEPMFFGSLVNVARYDKQKHPIFERLIEKQLSFFWRPEEIDVSRDRADFQKLSEHERHVFLSNLKYQTLLDSIQGRSPNVALLPIVSLPELETWIETWAFSETIHSRSYTHIIRNIVNEPGLVFDDIVVNEQILKRAYDISHYYDKLIQATQLYHTRGEGCYEVNGEEVEVNSKELKRLTYLCIAAVNVLEAIRFYVSFACSFAFAERELMEGNAKIIKLIARDEALHLTGTQHMLNIMADGQDDPEMAEIALMCREDVIEIFKIAAEQEKDWAKYLFKDGSMIGLNEEILCQYVEYITNTRMTAIGLPSIFPTTQNPIPWINAWLVSDNVQVAPQEAEISSYLVGQIDSEVNTDDFDDFEL
- the nrdA gene encoding class 1a ribonucleoside-diphosphate reductase subunit alpha; translated protein: MNDQLLVTKRNGVKEPLDLDKMHKVITWASSGLNNVSVSQVEMKSHIQFYDGIKTEDIHETIIKSAADLISEESPDYQYLAARLAIFHLRKRAYGQYEPPALYKHVVDLCEAGKYDTHLLADYTEQEFAQMDEFLVHNRDLNFSYGAVKQLEGKYLVQNRVTGEIYESPQFLYVLVAACLFAKYPAETRMDYVERFYHAISTFKISLPTPIMSGVRTPTRQFSSCVLIECGDSLDSINATSSAIVKYVSQRAGIGVNAGNIRALGSTIRGGEAFHTGCIPFYKHFQTAVKSCSQGGVRGGAATLFYPLWHLEVESLMVLKNNRGVDDNRVRHLDYGVQFNRLMYQRLVKNESITLFSPSDVPGLYDAFFADQPKFEELYVKYENDPSIRKKAIKATELFGLFAQERASTGRIYLQNVDHCNTHSPFDPKVAPIKQSNLCLEIALPTKPLRDVNDEEAEIALCTLSAFNLGAIKELSELDELAQLTVRALDCLLDYQDYPIPAARNSSINRRTLGVGVINYAYYLAKNGVRYSDGSANGLTHKTFEAIQYYLLKASNELAQEQGACEKFSETTYAQGILPIDTYKKDVDNVCGEPLHLDWETLRSNIQQHGLRNSTLSALMPSETSSQISNATNGIEPPRGFVSIKASKDGILRQVVPDFENLKNQYELLWSIPSNKGYLELVAIMQKFIDQTISANTNYDPGKFANNRVPMQQLLKDLLYAYKLGVKTLYYHNTRDGAEDPQKDSQPADDDCAGGACKI
- a CDS encoding HAD family hydrolase, which codes for MCTKNLSKPAAVLFDLDGTLLDTAQDLGESLNHVLTELNRPVKTFEEYRPVASHGALGLLKLGLGVDFDQFDNPAIQGLRDRLLAEYEANISRYTQLFEGVEACINELDSQDIPWGIVTNKPEFLTDKLITFHPALDSSKINISGDSLPQKKPDPTPLLHACKRMNVNPNACWYVGDAQRDIEAGNRANMISMVANWGYTQDPMPVEQWQANYILEDANTLTQLLTQFKNT
- the ubiG gene encoding bifunctional 2-polyprenyl-6-hydroxyphenol methylase/3-demethylubiquinol 3-O-methyltransferase UbiG encodes the protein MNNIDPLEIEKFNQIAQHWWDLSGDFAPLHQMNPTRVNYIAELAQPLFDKKILDVGCGGGILAEALAKQGAHVTAIDAAPDSIKVAQLHAKSEQLDINYQHTSVEPFAEQYQAQFDVVTCLEMLEHVPDPASVIEACCKLVKPGGYLFCSTLNRSVKGYLLGIVAAEYLLNIVPKGTHDYKKFLRPSELINMIELQGLKVSRVNGIHFNPLLKSFKINSDPGVNYILCAQKI